Genomic segment of Glandiceps talaboti chromosome 17, keGlaTala1.1, whole genome shotgun sequence:
GGTTCAACTGACTACAGTATTTTATGTTAAGATGAACACAATAAAGATAGCGGAGATTTCTTCTCACTTGTAAAGTGTTTCATTgtccagtcagtgtacagttgaATGTTTGGAGATGTCAAATCTGCTAGTCTACCATGTGTCTAGTTTAATAGTagtagtgtacatatatactactatTTACATCATTAACCAAATTCAGAGAAGATACTTTGTAAGCAATGATTGTGTGCCCACTTTACTGTGttccttaaagtggccatatggatgaggattgttTATTTCACAAAACACTTCCTGCTTTGAAAATCAACATTTGCCAAGTCCTTGTcggtaactcaataaattgcaaaaattaatacatgtgtaaaatcttggcatacaataacacactttttacacatttttttttagcttttttgctATGCATTgagtcacaaacacagacttggcatatgttggttcacattgattttgtatgtaggaagccatgataaaagtattttattaattaataatccaaaataactacccaatccttatccgtgtggccactttaacattGAATGTGgccagtctcactgatcttgatgcCTCATCTGATTAAAAAGGCTTGCTTAAGTCAGATTCCCTGTAGTTTTTGAGAAATCTTGTAATATTACAGTTTATTATTTTCCTAAGGTGTAGGGGtgattttgtattttctgaCCCCATGTTGTACAACAGGTTGTTATATTTCTTTGTGAATCATTTATATTGTAGATACCCTGAAATCACCAACCAAACAACCTGTAGAGAAAGCAAATGATGTACACAAGGTCAACAAGTCTCAGGAAAACCCCAGTGATTCTGTCAACAGTCCAGATAAAACAGCTTCCAATGAAAGTGAGAGAAGAGAACAGTCCAGTAGCCAACAAGACAATACTGCGCCTGAGTCACAACACACCACTTACCATGAAAATGAAGAGATGACTGCTGGTAGTGCTGAACCAGGAGATGATAAGGAAGATGTCAATGTACTCAGTGATGTAAGTGATGAAAGTGAAAAAGATAATGAGCAGGAGAGAGATGAAGAAGAGATGGAAGGAAATTCAGTAACTGATGATGAAGAGAAGAATCAAGATGAGTGTCTTGATAACGACAGACATAATAGTGATTCAGATGAAGATGAGAAACAAAGTGATGGAGATAATTACCATGGTGATGGTTTCCAAGACAGTAGTGAAGATGAACTTGTCAGAGGTTCCGATGGAGAACCATTGGAGTTACAAATTGATGAAGATAAGATGAGTGAAAAGGAGAATGAAGCTGTTGAAAATGATGAGAATGTTGTAAGTGAAGATGATGCAGAGGAGAATAAGATTGACAGTGACGAAGATCagaatcaaaatgaaaataaagatttgAGTGACGTTGACAAGAATGATGAGAAAATGAGTCCTGAGCAAGCTGCAGAGATGGAAGATGTGGAGAtggaagatgatgatgatgatgtggaGGAGAACGAATCTCATGGAAGTGATGCTGAAGATAATGATGATGGTAATGAGATAGAGGAAGTCGAAAAGGAAATATTTGGCAATGACGATGAGGAGGTGGAGAACAACATTGAGGAGATtggtgatgaagatgatgaacAACAAAGTGAGGAGGAAGAGGCAAATGCTCCTGATGACAGCAATGATGAAAAAGTAGATGATGTAGGAGAAGATGAAGAAAACAAAGAAGGTGAAAATGATGTTGAAGTTGATGCAAGTGATAATGAAAgtcatggtgatgatgatgatagaaaTGATGTGATTGACTCAATTAGTGAGGCCAGTGGTCAAGCTTCAGATGGGCATGAAGGACTTAATGATGATGAaggtattacaaatgtcagtgaTGGAGAAGAGAGTGTACAAGATGAACATTCAGCAAATGATGAGGATGAAGAGGAGAGACTTAGTGGAGATGAAATTGTTGATGATGGAAGAGATGAAGATTATCAAGCTGATGAGAATGTGCAGTCAGAGATAAAAgacgatgatggtgatgatgatattgatgatGGTGCTGATGGGGATGACGATGATGGTAATGTTGATGATCATGAAGATGAATCTGAGATCAAAGCAACAGAAGAACTGGAGGAAAGCAGAGAGGAGGGGGaggagagagaggagggagatGAACATGAAGGAGATCTCAATGAGGGAGATCTCAATGAGGGTGAGGAGGAAGATGCAATTGAAGAGGAGTTAGATGAAAGAGAAGAGGGCGAGATGGTAGAAGATGTAGAGGACAGGACTGATAAAGAAAATTCCAGAGTGACATCCAAGAGACAAGATAGAAGTAGAGGTCATAGTGAAGAAAGAGAAACAGAAGAGGGCGAGATCATCGAAAGGAAAGCAGAAAGACGGCGACATGAGAAAGAACGATCAAGACGAAACAGAAGTAGGGTCATCAAACTTAACAGAGATAGTGGGAGGAAAATTGTAAGTGAACTATCACATGGAAGAAATTCTCCAAGTTATGCATCCTGGGAGTCAAGTTCACCAAGAGTTCCAATATCTGAGTTACCAAGGATTCCTAAACTGAAGAGAGAGAGGAGTGAAGAGAGGGGGAAAGACAAACACACATCTAAGGTTTCTTCAAAAACTAAAAGTAGGAAAGATCGGGAGAGTAGAGACACAAAGAAAGACAAATATGAGAAATCAGACAGGGGTAAGACAGTGGAGAAGAGAAATGTGAAAACAGACAAAAAGGAAAGGAGAAACCGGTCAAGTAGCCGAGATAGAGGAAAAGGGAAAAAACACAGGGACTCTTCCAGGGATAGAGGTGAAAGAGTCTCATGGAAAAATGAACATGGGGAGGATGTGTACAGGAAAGTGGAGAGAACAGAAAGAGATATTTTAATAAGTGTACGAAACACAGACAGGCGAGAGAAAAAAGATGAGAAACGTAGGAGAGCTGATGACTCTAACAAGGTAACAGATAGGTGGAGAGATGATCGCAGGGGAGATAGACAGAGAGGAGATAGACATAGTCGAGATAAAACAAGAGATAGAGATAGGATGTCTTTGTCTAAGTCTAACTCACCTAGTCTTAGATCACCACTAAGAAGCTCATCTTTGGAGAGACGTCGTCGTGAAGAAAGGCGGCGGAGTGATGACAAAGCTGTTGATGTATCTCGATATTGGGATGGGGGCAAGTATAGGGAAAGGGAATGGGATAGGTACAAGGTGAGACATGGTGATATGTGGAGAGTTGATAGAACACTTGCTTGGGGGGAGGGTAGGAGAGAAATTATCCTACCCAAAGAGACAGAGAGGCTAAGATTTGATTCAGTACAGGATAGATTGAGGAGGGTAGAGTCACCTGCAGTGCGAACAGACACTAGGGAAAGCAGGTACAAGACTAAAGATATCACATCAAGAGAAAAGAGGGAACCAGTTGATTTGTTTAAAAGGAAAGACTCTGATAAAGTCAAGGAGGACACTAAGCGTAAAGATTCACGGAAAACTGAGGAAAAACGTAAAACAATTAGCaaagaaaaaatggaaaaagaaaGGGTGAAGGGAAGGGAAAGTTCAGAAGAAAGTAAGAGGAATAAAGATGACAAAAGTGAAATAACTAAAACTCAAAAACCTTCAACGACAACAAAAGAACccaaaaagaagaagaattcAAAAAGTAGTAAagagaaaattgaaaaattggAAATTGTGAAAGAGTATGTCAAGGCTGAACTTGAGAAGGAGGAATATGCGATTGCCAAGGAAACAATTCAACAAGAAAGTTTGAATCTCGGTGTTCtagataaagaaataaaacagacaaataaactTTCTGAGGAAGAAATTATGGCTAGGCAAGGGTTGAAATTGAAACGGTCACTGTCAGACTCTGGAGATAAGAGTACAACAAAGAAGAGAAGAAGAACTACAAGTTCTGAACTCGATGAACATACAAGTGAAGAGGCTGATAGACTGTCTATAGTGGATGATTGGCTGTCTAATCATGTGACTGCTAATGACTTTGATTCTGAAAATATTAGTAATAGTGCTACATCACTGCCGGATGTGAATAATAGTAATATTGCCGATCTCACAAGTGGAGTGGTTTCACCTGAATCTGAAAAAGGAAAAACAATTCTCGATGAGTCTGTTCCCAGTGTGTGTAATCAAGACAAAAAGGAATATGATCCATATGAACCAACTGGGACACCCAGTCCACCTTCCGGACAGGATCAGAACAATGAAAGTACATTTAAGATGCCTGATTTACCAACACACAAGGAGGTTGTCATTTCACCACCTGCAAATCCTCCAAATTTTGGTAACAGGACCGGACCACCGTTAGGTCTTgtgcccccacccccaccaacacaacaacacttACAAACATTAGGAATGAATGTTGTTAGGCCTGGACTGTCCAATCTGCCAACTACTGTGTCAGTGCCTTTAAATGTACAACATATAGTCAGGCCTACTGGAATGCCAATCCCGCAGCCTGGCATGCCACCTATCATGAACTTTCCTGCCAATGTCAATAATCCATTGATTAGTCAAGTCAGGTTAATGAACTTATTACCAGCGCTAGCAGCTCAGCAGGGTCAGTTTGGTAACCAGTTTCCACAGCAACCACCAGGTGGTCAGTTTAATCAGACTCAACAGAGTAATGTGGGAAACACTAGTGGAGGTAGTACTAGTTCCTATGGAGTCAATCCTTCACCGGATATTCCAAGTAGTAATTCACAAAATAAGACTGCGTCTATGCAAAACAGAGTCAGGGAAAATAACCATCAAAGAAAAGATGAAACCAAAGTTGCTAAACCTGCAACACCACCAGATGAAACCATGGAAACGGTTGACATGGAGATTGATATGTCGCCGAGCAGTGATACTGGAAAGTTAGAAATTAATCCTGTTATTGAAGAAGATGTGGAGTCGTCAGCTGTAGAACTATATAATAAAGGCAGTCGAGATAGAGTAAGTAGTCACAATATTACAGTTTGTAATTCTAGTTCATAATGGAATATTGTCCCTTATATTTGTAACAGGTCAGCTGAAGAAGACATGAAGGACTTAAGAGTAGGCAGTGTGTTTGTTGTCAATGCCAAGTTGATAAAATGTCTAATcactttaatataattattaacaAAGATGACagcctgtacatgtacagattctttgcatagatttccatgtACCATAATATTGGTGGGTACACCCAAGTAAAAAATGTGGGAAACACGGGTAAATTTTAGCTACTTTCAACActgaacaaaatttaaaaacattcatAGACATGTTTCCATTTCAATGATGCATTGTGTATCTCCCCATAGATCGCAATATATTCTGCATGTCCAGGGGGTTTGCCCGTGCTACTCGGGGATGTTTGTCACCTGACCAAACCCTGGGTTAATTAAATTCTTTCTCATTGATagcatttagtctttgttctataaaaaaaatcactgaTGAAGAGGTGAACATGTCTTTCTGTCATTTCACAATGAAAACgttatttgaaatgtaatagGGACAAAATACATCTAAATGTACGAATATAAGCAGCGGTATTTCATACAATGCATCTTGCAACTGAATAATCAACTGTTTAGAAGTTTAATCACCATAGCGGTGTTCTtgttaatagggaacttgcaaacctgccatgttgaatgttgcatcatgggaaatgtgataataaatacgaATCAAATAgttttgtaaacaataatgtttttaaccacaaataagcAATTCATAATCACCCTAATCATtatgggaggtttattttatcggtagctgcagattaggtattacgataaccacagataatcccatagtcctttgcatctgagcatgctcagtctggattgcaagttccctattgcagtGAAAGGATAAGCTCTATCTGAGTTTTCATCAAAGTTTTTATCTTATCCCCCgccatgatgatgatgatgatatgtatggaaatctatgcaagttggTAAATTTTCCTCTATGGTTACCTAATTACAAAGCAAGACACTGGATAGGCAGTTATATAGACTTTGTTACCTCGAAATCTCTCGGCTACAATTCAATTCCCTCTCACGCTAAAATTGTTGgtgttttacatgtatctgTCAATAGCGTCATAACCCATAGTCAAGTTATGTGGGAATTTTGACTTGTCTCCCCTTATGCCTAGTATTTCCCTAACAGTTTTTTACTCCAATGGAGCcggtcaatcaatcagtaaatTTATAAAGCACCAGTTTCCACTACGGTGTAGAGTTCAGAGGCACTATACAGTTAGAATGCTTTGGAAACTAGGTATGTCTTTAATTTCGTTTTGAACACATTAGCTGTTGGTATTTGTCGTATTTCCAATGTCTGTGCATTCCATAAACAAGATGCAACACGTGAGAATGCACACCTGccatatgacaacagtttgtaaTTGGGTTTATGCAATAAACATTTGGCAGATATCTATCTGAAGAGtgtataaatgtttatttacaCTTTCAGTCCACTGTGAAACATTCTTGGTCTTTGAACGCATGActaacatcatacatgtacatgtatggattcTGATGGTATTCTTTATGCAGTCACTCCATTTCAACACATTGAATGCATGACTTTAACTCCCCGTGTGTGTGAATTTTGACAGTACTTACAGAAACTTCATCACCAAGAGAGAGTTGTGGAGGAAGTGAAATTAGCAATTAAACCATTTTATCAGAAGAAACTGATAGACAAAGATGAGTACAAAGAAATCCTCAGGAAAGCAGTCAACAAGGTGAGTTATAGTTTACCTTGTGTACTGTGATATATACACAGCACTGAAAATAGATACGTTAGACATCTTATAAAAAGTGGCTCAGCTGTCATTGCCACATCTGTATCtgtagaatactgtgtaaaACGTCCAAAAACAGGttatcacatacacagatatgcaaatactgACGCTGGTAGCAACTTAGTAATAATGAGCTTGTTGAACAATTTACATGATATCCAGAGTGTGTAAGCACTGTTTAAAAGTTGTAGGAGATGATACGTTTCCTAATGTTCAAGGGTACAAAGTTCCATTCAGAGATTGTTCTTGGCGCAAAAGAATGCTAGTATGAATTTACTATTGACGGAATGCATTGATAACATTTGGTATCAGGAGTTGTCTAGACAGGCATGTGCCTGGTGATGGAAGGACACATTTCTTGACTGCATCTGTTTGATTTGAAGTTTTTTGCATGCATGTTAATCTGGTTATAGCTGTATGTTCTTCAAGTGATTTCTATTTCAGTTGATGGCTCATACTAAGTGGATGCTGGACTTCCAACTGCAGTCATTTATAACAAACCTGGCTGCTCTTTGTTGAACTTTTTCTACCTCCTCTATTTAGACTTTCAGAAAGTACATGTGTAGTATTACATTAATTGCTCTGTGAAAGAGAGAGACTTGTTTTGTTAAGGTACCAAGACATACGAAATGCAAGACTAGAGAATTTAGCATTGATCTACCTTGTGGAATCTAACCGGAACCGAGTCTATTTTAATcgaatgtaatttatatatagcatttacAGCTATACAGCCCTGGTAATTGGTCGTTTCAGCACCTGACTCTTTCGACTCCAGTCTTCCGGCACTGGTACTGGTAGCAAAGATGTTTTTGCCCCAATACCCAAGCCATTTCGATACCAGTTTAAGTAAGGATAGCCAAGCCATTTTTGGCATCAATATCATGGACATTTCATCGGTATCAAATATGTATGATTGTCTTAGTGATGGTGTCGAAAAGTCCTTGGTGGTGCTGCCGAAACGTCCAACGTGGTGCTTAAACAGCTGGGGCCAAAACAGACAGGGGGCGAAATGTCCAGAAATCAACTGTATCAGTATTTGTATGATCATTGAGTGAATTGTTTTTTCTCTTACAGATCTGTCACAGTAGAAGTGGAGTCATCAATCCAGTCAAAATTAAGGGACTTGTAGAGGGTTACGTTAAAAAATATCAGGAAAAgagaaaatttgaaattaaggCTAAACTAGGTAGGCCAAGTGtcagtagcagtagcagtagcagtaaTGCTAAGAGAAGTACCGCACACATCAAGACTTCCAAAACAGATCGGTGATAGTATCACTCACAGGTCACGTTCTTACTGACCATTTCCACAGGACAATGTTTTGATTTACTGCTTAAAAGTACCATCATTTTACAAgagaaatatacaatatttatttttgtttataaacAGTATTAAGGCAGCTGTATTTACTAAGTTAAAAGACTTTGCCTATTATAATGGGCGTGACATCTGTCAATCatgtataaaaaac
This window contains:
- the LOC144448107 gene encoding uncharacterized protein LOC144448107, which codes for MADREDAVDDLPFILQSGDLLTGPPHGRKRKIEEGSPFDTDSESESSGDDDHKDGNVGSENKKQKFDDEDNDKDESEEDDDDEDGDDDDDDDDEEEDDDESDHEANDGEHQAEEEEGESDDDNEEEEGEDDSEDDSEDDDDDDEEDDDNEDEENEEDETHECSDVETEKCPVCLNPFEEQDVGTPESCDHTFCLECILEWSKNVNTCPVDRQLFRSILVRHSYHGTVVRRIEVDDRTVEEDEDDGDEPTYCEVCGRCDREDRLLLCDGCDSGYHCECLDPPLESIPIEEWFCPECTTDDKEELAEIISSDEDELLNLLDDQTPDLSISRLRQRPMRAIARTRVSERVRANVQRARERARERAGTRRATITTERSRTTPRARSTSTTKRSTSKTKTKKTTRKRKTTKRKGVKRKTRKKKTPTSKTKTGTKRKTKKRRRRRKTKGRRTKTSTKKRTSKVKAPIPKTVRGRIANKLGLVKARTGSIVPDVKGHSARSLDYRRSEIGVASLSLTGDDGFLYQGEEAGASTQHATVSGVATTGMSRRHVKLLSRSALCSHQPVAKPMARRRENRATETVSIPTPPVLDLLGSIMQGQTLLHMPSSNVTISRDGSLKPNISSDTLKSPTKQPVEKANDVHKVNKSQENPSDSVNSPDKTASNESERREQSSSQQDNTAPESQHTTYHENEEMTAGSAEPGDDKEDVNVLSDVSDESEKDNEQERDEEEMEGNSVTDDEEKNQDECLDNDRHNSDSDEDEKQSDGDNYHGDGFQDSSEDELVRGSDGEPLELQIDEDKMSEKENEAVENDENVVSEDDAEENKIDSDEDQNQNENKDLSDVDKNDEKMSPEQAAEMEDVEMEDDDDDVEENESHGSDAEDNDDGNEIEEVEKEIFGNDDEEVENNIEEIGDEDDEQQSEEEEANAPDDSNDEKVDDVGEDEENKEGENDVEVDASDNESHGDDDDRNDVIDSISEASGQASDGHEGLNDDEGITNVSDGEESVQDEHSANDEDEEERLSGDEIVDDGRDEDYQADENVQSEIKDDDGDDDIDDGADGDDDDGNVDDHEDESEIKATEELEESREEGEEREEGDEHEGDLNEGDLNEGEEEDAIEEELDEREEGEMVEDVEDRTDKENSRVTSKRQDRSRGHSEERETEEGEIIERKAERRRHEKERSRRNRSRVIKLNRDSGRKIVSELSHGRNSPSYASWESSSPRVPISELPRIPKLKRERSEERGKDKHTSKVSSKTKSRKDRESRDTKKDKYEKSDRGKTVEKRNVKTDKKERRNRSSSRDRGKGKKHRDSSRDRGERVSWKNEHGEDVYRKVERTERDILISVRNTDRREKKDEKRRRADDSNKVTDRWRDDRRGDRQRGDRHSRDKTRDRDRMSLSKSNSPSLRSPLRSSSLERRRREERRRSDDKAVDVSRYWDGGKYREREWDRYKVRHGDMWRVDRTLAWGEGRREIILPKETERLRFDSVQDRLRRVESPAVRTDTRESRYKTKDITSREKREPVDLFKRKDSDKVKEDTKRKDSRKTEEKRKTISKEKMEKERVKGRESSEESKRNKDDKSEITKTQKPSTTTKEPKKKKNSKSSKEKIEKLEIVKEYVKAELEKEEYAIAKETIQQESLNLGVLDKEIKQTNKLSEEEIMARQGLKLKRSLSDSGDKSTTKKRRRTTSSELDEHTSEEADRLSIVDDWLSNHVTANDFDSENISNSATSLPDVNNSNIADLTSGVVSPESEKGKTILDESVPSVCNQDKKEYDPYEPTGTPSPPSGQDQNNESTFKMPDLPTHKEVVISPPANPPNFGNRTGPPLGLVPPPPPTQQHLQTLGMNVVRPGLSNLPTTVSVPLNVQHIVRPTGMPIPQPGMPPIMNFPANVNNPLISQVRLMNLLPALAAQQGQFGNQFPQQPPGGQFNQTQQSNVGNTSGGSTSSYGVNPSPDIPSSNSQNKTASMQNRVRENNHQRKDETKVAKPATPPDETMETVDMEIDMSPSSDTGKLEINPVIEEDVESSAVELYNKGSRDRYLQKLHHQERVVEEVKLAIKPFYQKKLIDKDEYKEILRKAVNKICHSRSGVINPVKIKGLVEGYVKKYQEKRKFEIKAKLGRPSVSSSSSSSNAKRSTAHIKTSKTDR